A genomic window from Lentibacter algarum includes:
- a CDS encoding alpha-hydroxy acid oxidase, producing the protein MDLHSKYPGLEDLRKRAQKRIPHFVFEYLDSGTGREVTTARNRTALDAIKFTPSVLHGPQTPDLARRFLGADYTVPFGVAPVGMSGLIWPDAERLLAAEAARAGLPYCLSTVAAQTPEHVAPVLDDKAWFQLYPPKDEAVLKDIITRVKTAGFRTLVLTLDVPVASRRERQTRSGLTQPPKFGPRLLWQTAQRPAWALGMLQNGAPRMRTLDAYIKDDRNLPPTAHIGYLLRTSPDISYLKRVRALWDGPLIVKGIMDPASVQTLQTEGVDALWVSNHAGRQFDGALASIEVLPHIRAATSLPIVFDSGIGGGLDILRALAHGADFVMLGRAWHYALAALGARGPQHLTEMLTQDLIANLGQIGVDNLGDLPARLSPTA; encoded by the coding sequence ATGGACCTACACTCAAAATACCCCGGCCTTGAAGATCTTCGCAAACGCGCTCAAAAGCGTATCCCCCATTTTGTTTTTGAATACCTCGACAGCGGTACAGGCCGTGAAGTCACCACCGCGCGCAACCGCACAGCGCTCGATGCCATTAAATTTACGCCCTCCGTGCTTCACGGCCCCCAGACGCCCGATCTGGCCCGTCGCTTTCTCGGCGCCGACTATACTGTGCCTTTTGGTGTTGCTCCCGTGGGCATGTCCGGCCTTATCTGGCCCGATGCCGAGCGCCTCCTCGCCGCCGAGGCGGCACGCGCAGGTCTGCCCTATTGCCTCTCGACCGTGGCGGCCCAAACGCCAGAGCATGTTGCCCCGGTCCTTGACGACAAAGCATGGTTCCAGCTTTACCCGCCCAAAGACGAAGCGGTGCTGAAAGACATTATCACCCGCGTCAAAACCGCAGGCTTTCGTACCTTGGTGCTCACTCTTGATGTTCCTGTCGCCTCGCGCCGCGAGCGTCAGACCCGCTCAGGCCTGACCCAGCCGCCCAAATTCGGCCCCCGCCTTTTGTGGCAGACCGCCCAGCGCCCCGCATGGGCCCTCGGCATGCTCCAAAACGGCGCGCCGCGAATGCGTACGCTCGACGCCTACATTAAAGATGATCGCAACCTGCCGCCCACCGCTCATATCGGCTACCTCTTGCGCACATCTCCTGACATCAGCTACCTCAAGCGCGTGCGTGCCCTCTGGGATGGTCCGCTGATCGTCAAAGGCATCATGGACCCCGCCTCCGTGCAGACACTGCAAACCGAAGGCGTCGATGCGCTCTGGGTGTCAAACCACGCAGGGCGCCAGTTTGACGGTGCGCTTGCAAGCATCGAAGTCCTGCCCCATATCCGCGCCGCCACAAGCCTGCCCATCGTCTTTGACAGCGGCATTGGCGGTGGTCTTGATATCCTGCGCGCGCTGGCGCACGGGGCAGATTTTGTCATGCTCGGCCGCGCATGGCACTATGCCCTCGCGGCCCTCGGTGCCCGGGGCCCGCAGCATCTCACAGAAATGCTCACGCAAGATCTCATCGCCAATTTGGGGCAGATCGGCGTGGACAATCTGGGCGATCTGCCCGCCCGCCTCTCTCCTACTGCTTGA
- a CDS encoding penicillin-binding protein 2, with the protein MTRIPLRPLAAILDARKKGTDPDAIERRNTSARHEVIQNELRSVGEGRLVVLGVMFFCAYAVIAAQMGLLAGSEPTEQRAAGGGVEILAQRADIVDRRGRVLATNIETHSLYAQPQEMIEPKRAAKELVRIFPDLDEARLTKDFSGKRKFIWVKKKISPEQLQQVHDIGEPGLLFGPREARLYPNGTLAAHVMGGTSFGREGVHAAEVIGTAGVEKQFDEYLRDPANGARPLQLSIDMTVQTAAERVLYGGMRLMGAKGAASILMDIHTGEVISVVSLPDFDPNNRPLPPVEGDPDDSPLFNRALQGVYELGSTFKVFTIAQAIELQLVNKSTMINTRGPLVWGKHKIRDFHDYGKELDVETVLTKSSNIGTARISQMIGAERQREFLGALGMLDTTTIEMPEASGGKPLLPKNWSEISTMTISYGHGLSATPMHLAAAFSTIANGGRKISPTLLKQDGPNYGAQVLSPFVAREMNDMLRKVVTDGTASFGDVAGYSVGGKTGTADKPKARGGYYKDKVIASFASVFPTDNPQYALIVTLDEPEIYTMGENRRSAGWTAVPVAAELINRVAPLLGLRPNVEPGKLAGITLTSN; encoded by the coding sequence ATGACACGTATTCCTCTCAGACCGCTGGCCGCCATTCTGGATGCGCGTAAGAAGGGCACGGACCCTGACGCGATTGAACGGCGCAACACCAGTGCGCGTCACGAAGTGATCCAAAACGAGCTTCGCTCTGTGGGCGAGGGGCGTCTTGTGGTGCTTGGGGTCATGTTTTTCTGTGCATATGCAGTGATTGCGGCGCAGATGGGCCTTTTGGCAGGTTCGGAGCCTACGGAGCAGCGCGCAGCGGGCGGCGGTGTCGAAATTCTGGCTCAGCGGGCGGATATTGTGGATCGCCGTGGACGTGTTTTGGCGACAAATATCGAGACGCATTCGCTTTATGCGCAGCCTCAAGAGATGATTGAGCCCAAGCGTGCGGCGAAAGAGCTTGTGAGGATTTTCCCTGATCTGGATGAGGCGCGGCTGACCAAGGATTTTTCAGGTAAACGCAAGTTTATTTGGGTGAAAAAGAAGATCAGCCCTGAGCAACTCCAGCAGGTGCATGACATTGGCGAGCCAGGTTTGTTGTTTGGTCCACGCGAGGCGCGGCTGTATCCGAACGGCACGCTGGCGGCGCATGTGATGGGCGGAACGAGCTTTGGCCGCGAGGGTGTTCACGCAGCTGAAGTGATCGGCACGGCTGGCGTTGAAAAGCAGTTTGACGAATACCTGCGCGACCCCGCCAATGGCGCGCGGCCCTTGCAGCTTTCGATTGATATGACGGTACAGACGGCGGCCGAGCGCGTGCTCTATGGCGGGATGCGTCTGATGGGCGCGAAGGGTGCTGCGAGCATTTTGATGGATATCCACACGGGCGAAGTGATCTCTGTTGTGAGCTTGCCCGACTTTGACCCGAACAATCGCCCTTTGCCGCCCGTTGAGGGCGACCCTGACGATAGCCCGCTGTTCAACCGTGCTTTGCAAGGCGTCTATGAGCTTGGATCGACCTTTAAGGTCTTTACCATTGCGCAGGCGATCGAACTGCAGCTTGTGAACAAATCGACGATGATCAACACCCGCGGCCCTCTTGTCTGGGGCAAGCACAAGATCCGCGATTTTCACGACTATGGAAAAGAGCTGGATGTTGAGACAGTTCTGACCAAAAGCTCAAACATTGGGACAGCGCGGATCTCACAGATGATCGGTGCAGAACGTCAGCGCGAGTTCCTTGGGGCGCTCGGCATGCTGGATACGACAACAATTGAAATGCCAGAAGCGAGCGGCGGTAAGCCGCTCCTGCCCAAGAACTGGTCAGAAATTTCTACGATGACGATTTCTTATGGTCACGGGCTTTCGGCAACGCCAATGCATTTGGCTGCGGCATTCTCCACGATTGCCAATGGTGGGCGCAAGATTTCGCCGACGCTGCTCAAGCAGGACGGCCCAAACTACGGCGCGCAGGTGCTTTCGCCTTTTGTGGCGCGTGAAATGAACGATATGTTGCGCAAAGTTGTGACCGATGGCACCGCGAGCTTTGGCGATGTGGCTGGATATTCTGTGGGTGGTAAGACAGGCACGGCCGACAAGCCAAAGGCGCGCGGCGGCTACTATAAAGACAAGGTGATTGCCTCGTTTGCGAGCGTCTTTCCGACAGACAATCCGCAGTATGCCTTGATCGTAACATTGGATGAACCCGAGATTTACACGATGGGCGAAAACCGTCGCAGCGCAGGCTGGACGGCTGTGCCCGTGGCGGCTGAACTGATAAATCGTGTTGCGCCGCTCCTTGGATTGCGACCGAACGTTGAACCAGGGAAATTGGCTGGTATAACGCTCACATCGAATTAA
- a CDS encoding DUF1127 domain-containing protein, with the protein MNYVVSTTSGALNDAIAELVGKAVSLVSNAAEAFALKREYRKTVSELSSLSGRELADLGLNRSSIHAAAFEAVYG; encoded by the coding sequence ATGAACTATGTCGTATCCACAACTTCAGGCGCCCTCAACGACGCCATCGCAGAACTCGTCGGCAAAGCCGTAAGCCTCGTCTCAAACGCAGCTGAAGCCTTCGCTCTCAAGCGCGAGTACCGCAAAACAGTAAGCGAGCTTTCAAGCCTCTCAGGTCGCGAACTCGCAGACCTCGGCCTGAACCGCTCAAGCATCCACGCCGCAGCTTTTGAGGCTGTCTACGGCTAA
- a CDS encoding UvrD-helicase domain-containing protein — MARGAPYLNDLNPAQRAAVEQLDGPVLMLAGAGTGKTKALTARIVHLLNTGRAQPNEILAVTFTNKAAREMKERVARLLGQSVEGMPWLGTFHSICVKILRRHAELVGLKSNFTILDTDDQLRLLKQLVQAAGIDDKRWPARMLVGIIDGWKNRAWLPENLPAAEGSAYDGMGPQLYAQYQTRLRELNAADFGDLLLHVVSIFQKHDDVLALYQRWFKYVLVDEYQDTNVAQYLWLRLLAGGHKNICCVGDDDQSIYGWRGAEVGNILRFEKDFPGAAVVRLEQNYRSTPHILAAAAGVIAGNENRLGKELWTEVEEGEKVRLIGHWDGEEEARWIGEEAEALQRGTRGIGPKSLDDMAILVRASHQMRAFEDRFLTIGMPYRVIGGPRFYERLEIRDAMAYFRLVVSPEDDLAFERVVNTPKRGLGDKAQQKIQMEARANFLPLTGGAQLLLDAKGIGGKGAGELQRFLDNLQRWQRLEASPEVSHVELAEIILDESGYTEMWQNDKTPEAPGRLENLKELVKALEQFENLQGFLEHVGLIMDNDKTDADEKISIMTLHAAKGLEFPVVFLPGWEDGLFPSQRSMDESGQKGLEEERRLAYVGITRAEEICTISFAGNRRVYGQWQSQMPSRFIDELPEAHVDVMTPPGLYGGGFGAAQPSVRSNLAESAAEADVYNSPGWKRMQARASQRPTPKAQGGAAYIVEATAVSSFMQGDRVFHTKFGYGDVIGVEGDKLEINFDKAGVKKVVARFIVSAADADNIPF, encoded by the coding sequence ATGGCACGGGGCGCGCCGTATTTGAACGACCTCAACCCTGCGCAGCGTGCGGCTGTGGAGCAGTTGGACGGGCCTGTTCTGATGTTGGCGGGAGCGGGCACGGGCAAGACCAAGGCTCTGACCGCGCGGATTGTGCATCTGCTCAATACGGGGCGTGCGCAACCCAACGAGATATTGGCTGTGACCTTTACCAATAAGGCTGCGCGAGAAATGAAAGAGCGGGTTGCACGCTTGCTTGGGCAATCTGTGGAGGGGATGCCTTGGCTTGGGACGTTTCACTCGATTTGTGTGAAAATTCTGCGCCGTCATGCCGAGCTTGTGGGCCTCAAGAGCAATTTCACCATTCTGGACACCGATGACCAGCTGCGCCTTCTTAAGCAACTTGTGCAGGCGGCAGGGATTGATGACAAGCGGTGGCCCGCGCGGATGCTGGTGGGTATCATTGACGGCTGGAAAAACCGTGCATGGCTTCCTGAAAACCTGCCCGCGGCGGAAGGCAGTGCATATGACGGGATGGGGCCGCAGCTTTATGCGCAGTATCAGACCCGCCTGCGAGAGTTGAATGCAGCGGATTTTGGCGATTTGCTTTTGCATGTGGTGAGTATTTTTCAAAAGCATGACGATGTGCTCGCGCTCTATCAGCGCTGGTTTAAATATGTGCTGGTGGACGAGTATCAGGACACCAACGTAGCGCAGTATCTTTGGCTGCGTTTGCTTGCGGGTGGGCACAAAAACATCTGCTGCGTGGGCGATGATGACCAGTCGATCTATGGCTGGCGGGGTGCGGAAGTGGGCAATATCTTGCGCTTTGAGAAAGACTTTCCCGGCGCAGCCGTGGTGCGTCTGGAGCAGAACTATCGCTCGACACCGCATATTTTGGCGGCGGCGGCAGGTGTGATTGCTGGCAATGAGAACCGGCTTGGCAAGGAACTTTGGACCGAAGTCGAGGAGGGCGAGAAAGTTCGTCTGATCGGCCATTGGGACGGCGAGGAAGAGGCGCGCTGGATTGGCGAGGAGGCTGAGGCTTTGCAGCGTGGCACACGCGGAATTGGGCCAAAATCGCTCGACGATATGGCGATTCTTGTGCGCGCCTCGCACCAGATGCGCGCTTTTGAGGACCGTTTTCTGACCATCGGGATGCCGTATCGGGTGATCGGCGGACCACGGTTTTACGAGCGTTTGGAAATTCGCGATGCGATGGCTTACTTCCGCCTCGTGGTGAGCCCCGAGGACGACCTTGCTTTTGAGCGGGTGGTGAACACGCCCAAGCGCGGGCTGGGCGACAAAGCGCAGCAGAAAATCCAAATGGAGGCGCGGGCCAATTTTCTGCCGCTGACGGGCGGTGCGCAGCTGCTTCTGGACGCCAAGGGTATTGGTGGCAAGGGCGCGGGCGAGCTTCAGCGCTTTCTGGACAATCTGCAGCGCTGGCAACGGCTGGAGGCCAGTCCTGAGGTGAGCCATGTGGAGCTGGCCGAGATCATTCTGGACGAGAGCGGCTATACCGAAATGTGGCAGAACGACAAGACGCCCGAAGCGCCAGGGCGGCTGGAAAACCTCAAGGAGCTTGTCAAAGCGCTGGAGCAATTTGAAAATCTGCAAGGATTTTTGGAGCATGTCGGCTTGATCATGGACAATGACAAGACCGATGCGGACGAGAAAATCAGCATAATGACGCTGCATGCGGCCAAGGGGCTGGAATTTCCTGTGGTGTTTTTGCCCGGATGGGAAGACGGGCTGTTTCCGTCGCAGCGCTCTATGGACGAAAGCGGGCAGAAAGGCCTCGAGGAAGAACGGCGGCTTGCCTATGTGGGGATCACCCGCGCGGAGGAGATTTGCACCATTTCATTCGCGGGCAACCGACGGGTGTATGGGCAATGGCAGAGCCAGATGCCGAGCCGCTTTATTGACGAGCTGCCTGAGGCGCATGTGGATGTTATGACGCCTCCCGGGCTTTATGGTGGCGGATTTGGAGCCGCTCAGCCCTCGGTGCGCTCAAACCTTGCGGAGAGTGCGGCGGAGGCAGATGTTTATAACTCTCCTGGCTGGAAGCGGATGCAGGCGCGCGCGAGCCAGAGACCGACCCCGAAAGCGCAGGGTGGCGCTGCCTATATTGTCGAGGCGACGGCGGTGTCTTCGTTTATGCAGGGGGATCGCGTGTTTCACACCAAGTTTGGCTATGGCGATGTCATTGGGGTCGAGGGCGACAAGCTCGAGATCAACTTTGACAAGGCGGGTGTGAAGAAGGTTGTGGCGCGCTTTATCGTGAGCGCGGCGGATGCGGACAACATCCCGTTTTAA
- a CDS encoding UDP-N-acetylmuramoyl-L-alanyl-D-glutamate--2,6-diaminopimelate ligase → MGHKKLSELGLRATAGGDVSVSGLAVDSRLVKEGMLFAALPGTAVHGGAFIQYALRMGASAVLTDAEGAKLAEAELAASDAALIVSENPRQVLAYTAALWFGAQPETMIAVTGTNGKTSVSSFARMIWQELGLRAVNLGTTGVEGDWSAPLAHTTPEPITLHRTLAAATEAGITHAAMEASSHGLSQYRLDGVQLAAAGFTNFTQDHLDYHATFEEYFDAKAALFGRVLGDDGVAVINIDDPRGPDMAAIAQKREIEVISVGRMEGADIQLTAQRFHGMGQEVFFKHNSRGYRADLKLMGGFQAENVLLAAGLVIAAGEDPQAVFETLDHMETVRGRMQLAATRDNGASVFVDYSHTPDAIATALKAMRPHVPGRIIAIIGAGGDRDTSKRPLMGAAAAEHADVVIVTDDNPRSETPADIRAAVLQGCPEAYEVGDRAEAILRGVDLLQAGDALLIAGKGHETGQTIGDTVLPFDDVEQASVAVAALEGRI, encoded by the coding sequence GTGGGGCATAAAAAGTTGAGCGAGCTGGGGCTTCGGGCCACAGCTGGGGGTGATGTCAGCGTCAGCGGTCTGGCTGTTGATAGCCGATTGGTGAAGGAGGGCATGCTGTTTGCTGCTCTTCCGGGCACAGCGGTACATGGCGGGGCATTTATTCAATATGCTCTGCGGATGGGCGCAAGTGCTGTTCTCACAGATGCGGAAGGTGCGAAACTGGCGGAAGCCGAGCTTGCAGCTTCGGATGCGGCCCTGATTGTTTCGGAAAATCCACGGCAGGTTTTGGCTTATACTGCTGCGCTTTGGTTTGGCGCGCAGCCTGAAACCATGATTGCGGTCACTGGAACCAATGGAAAAACCAGCGTGTCGAGCTTTGCCCGCATGATCTGGCAGGAGCTTGGCCTCAGAGCTGTTAATCTAGGCACAACGGGCGTGGAGGGGGACTGGAGCGCGCCACTCGCGCATACGACGCCTGAGCCGATCACACTGCACCGCACACTGGCGGCGGCGACTGAGGCAGGGATCACGCATGCCGCGATGGAAGCGTCAAGCCATGGCCTGTCGCAATACCGCCTTGATGGTGTGCAGCTTGCGGCGGCGGGGTTTACCAACTTTACGCAGGATCATCTGGACTATCACGCCACGTTTGAAGAGTATTTTGACGCCAAGGCAGCGCTGTTTGGGCGCGTTTTGGGGGATGATGGCGTGGCTGTGATCAATATCGACGATCCACGCGGCCCCGATATGGCGGCTATTGCGCAGAAGCGCGAGATTGAAGTGATCAGCGTTGGCCGAATGGAGGGTGCGGACATTCAGCTCACGGCGCAGCGCTTCCATGGCATGGGGCAGGAAGTTTTTTTCAAGCACAACAGCCGAGGCTACCGTGCCGATCTCAAGCTTATGGGCGGGTTTCAGGCCGAGAATGTGCTTTTGGCGGCGGGTCTTGTGATTGCGGCGGGCGAAGACCCGCAGGCTGTCTTTGAAACGCTGGATCATATGGAAACGGTCCGTGGGCGGATGCAGTTGGCGGCGACACGTGACAACGGCGCTTCTGTTTTTGTTGACTACTCCCACACGCCCGATGCGATTGCGACGGCGCTAAAGGCTATGCGGCCGCATGTTCCGGGGCGGATCATCGCCATTATTGGCGCAGGCGGGGACCGCGACACTAGCAAGAGGCCCTTGATGGGCGCGGCGGCGGCGGAGCACGCGGATGTGGTGATTGTCACCGATGATAACCCGCGCTCTGAGACGCCTGCGGATATTCGTGCGGCTGTGTTACAAGGCTGCCCAGAGGCTTATGAAGTGGGCGATCGTGCCGAGGCGATCTTGCGCGGAGTTGATTTGCTTCAGGCGGGAGATGCGCTTTTGATTGCGGGGAAGGGCCATGAGACAGGCCAGACCATTGGCGACACTGTGCTTCCTTTTGATGATGTGGAACAGGCCAGTGTGGCTGTCGCGGCTTTGGAGGGCAGGATATGA
- a CDS encoding Mrp/NBP35 family ATP-binding protein, with protein MATKEQVLAELARLELPDGRSLVSADMVRALTVEGGAVRFVIEAPSPEAAAKMEPIRAAAVDMVQALSGVSSASAVLTAHGAQAAAKAPPKLSIGGHPDPKRKDIRPKGVARVIAVGSGKGGVGKSTVSVNLAVALARAGQRVGILDADFYGPSQPRMLGVTGRPGQSPDGRIMPPQAHGLKMMSLGLMVDEKQAVVWRGPMLMGAVQQMLADVDWGELDVLIIDLPPGTGDVQLTLGQQKVLDGAVIVSTPQDVALIDARKAIDMFEKLKVPVMGLVENMSLYICPQCGHEAHLFGHGGVGLEAERLGAPLLAQIPIDLETRLGGDAGTPIAAGETAAAQIYADLAQKLL; from the coding sequence ATGGCAACGAAAGAACAGGTACTGGCGGAGTTGGCGCGGCTGGAGCTGCCTGATGGGCGCAGCCTTGTGAGCGCCGATATGGTGCGCGCCCTGACTGTCGAGGGCGGGGCCGTTCGATTTGTCATCGAGGCACCAAGCCCAGAGGCGGCGGCGAAGATGGAGCCGATCCGAGCGGCGGCTGTGGATATGGTACAAGCGCTAAGCGGTGTGAGCAGTGCCTCTGCTGTCTTGACGGCGCATGGTGCCCAAGCGGCCGCGAAGGCGCCTCCCAAGCTGAGCATTGGTGGCCACCCAGACCCCAAACGCAAAGACATTCGCCCAAAAGGTGTGGCGCGGGTGATTGCTGTTGGCTCGGGCAAGGGCGGCGTGGGTAAATCAACTGTAAGTGTGAACCTCGCGGTGGCGCTGGCGCGTGCCGGGCAACGTGTCGGGATATTGGATGCGGATTTTTACGGGCCGAGCCAGCCGAGAATGCTGGGTGTGACGGGGCGGCCAGGTCAGTCGCCAGACGGACGCATCATGCCGCCGCAGGCGCATGGCCTTAAGATGATGTCGCTTGGTTTGATGGTGGACGAGAAGCAGGCTGTTGTCTGGCGCGGTCCGATGTTGATGGGTGCGGTGCAGCAGATGCTTGCGGATGTGGACTGGGGCGAGCTTGATGTCTTGATCATTGATCTGCCGCCCGGGACTGGGGATGTGCAGCTCACGCTCGGGCAGCAAAAAGTGCTGGATGGCGCGGTGATTGTCTCGACCCCACAGGATGTGGCGCTGATTGATGCGCGCAAGGCGATCGACATGTTCGAGAAGCTCAAGGTGCCAGTGATGGGACTGGTGGAGAATATGAGCCTGTATATCTGCCCTCAATGTGGGCATGAGGCGCATCTCTTTGGCCATGGCGGCGTCGGGCTTGAGGCTGAGCGCCTTGGTGCGCCTCTTCTGGCGCAGATCCCGATTGATCTGGAGACACGCTTGGGCGGAGATGCTGGAACGCCGATTGCGGCGGGGGAGACCGCTGCAGCGCAGATTTATGCGGATTTGGCGCAAAAGCTGCTCTGA
- the mraZ gene encoding division/cell wall cluster transcriptional repressor MraZ: MVRRFRGESHHKVDAKGRVSIPASFRRVLEASDPNWREGDTPELVIVYGDHRRTYLECYTVEAINEVDDKIASLPRGSTERKILQRLFQGQSLPTTVDETGRLVLPQKLREKIGLEGEAFFIAAGDTFQIWKPETYEAEELAKTEEWLDDLPEDFDPLIYLDKATSGE; this comes from the coding sequence GTGGTTCGTAGATTTCGCGGCGAAAGCCACCACAAGGTGGATGCTAAAGGGCGGGTGTCAATTCCGGCCTCTTTTCGGCGTGTTCTAGAAGCCTCTGACCCAAACTGGCGCGAAGGCGACACTCCTGAGTTGGTGATCGTCTATGGTGATCACCGCCGGACGTACCTTGAGTGCTATACTGTTGAGGCCATCAACGAAGTGGACGACAAGATTGCGTCCTTGCCGCGTGGCTCAACCGAACGCAAAATTCTTCAACGTCTTTTCCAGGGGCAATCGTTGCCTACGACTGTGGATGAGACGGGTCGCCTTGTGCTGCCGCAAAAGCTGCGCGAGAAAATTGGCCTTGAAGGCGAGGCTTTCTTCATTGCTGCGGGCGATACTTTCCAGATTTGGAAGCCCGAGACCTATGAGGCAGAAGAGCTCGCGAAGACAGAAGAGTGGCTCGATGATCTGCCAGAAGATTTCGATCCATTGATTTACCTTGATAAGGCTACAAGCGGGGAATAG
- the rsmH gene encoding 16S rRNA (cytosine(1402)-N(4))-methyltransferase RsmH, protein MERATSERRHIPVLLQAILDHVAPVSGVWVDGTLGAGGYAKGLLDAGAEKLIGIDRDPLAHELAGVWAADYGDRVALHQTTFSKLDEVADQVDGVVLDLGVSSMQLDLAERGFSFQGDGPLDMRMSQTGRSAKELVNELDEAQIADIIYLYGEDRASRRIAKAIVKARELAPIETTGRLAEIIQSVMPRPKPGQSHPATRSFQAIRIAVNDEFGELVAGLEAAERALKPGGLLAVVSFHSLEDRVVKRFMRLRAGEAGGGSRYAPAQVPEPATFQLINKKAIGPNAQELEDNPRSRSALLRLARRTDVPARDVSAKTVGAPQLGEGVL, encoded by the coding sequence ATGGAACGTGCCACATCAGAGCGCAGGCATATTCCGGTTTTGCTACAGGCTATTCTTGACCATGTGGCGCCCGTTTCGGGCGTATGGGTTGATGGAACGCTGGGTGCAGGCGGCTATGCCAAGGGCTTGCTGGACGCAGGGGCTGAAAAGCTGATCGGGATTGACCGTGACCCGCTGGCGCATGAGCTGGCAGGTGTCTGGGCCGCGGACTATGGCGACAGGGTCGCGCTTCACCAGACCACATTTTCAAAGCTGGATGAGGTTGCCGATCAGGTGGATGGCGTTGTGCTTGATTTGGGCGTGAGCTCGATGCAGCTTGATCTTGCTGAGCGCGGGTTTTCGTTTCAGGGTGACGGGCCTTTGGACATGCGCATGAGCCAGACTGGACGCTCGGCCAAGGAGCTCGTCAACGAGCTGGATGAAGCGCAAATTGCTGATATTATTTATCTTTATGGCGAAGATCGTGCCAGTCGCAGGATTGCGAAGGCGATTGTCAAGGCGCGCGAGCTGGCACCGATTGAGACAACGGGGCGCTTGGCTGAGATCATCCAGAGCGTGATGCCACGGCCCAAACCGGGCCAAAGCCACCCTGCGACACGAAGCTTTCAGGCGATTAGAATTGCTGTGAACGATGAATTTGGTGAATTGGTGGCGGGGCTTGAGGCAGCCGAGCGCGCGCTGAAACCCGGCGGGCTTTTGGCTGTTGTTTCGTTTCATTCGCTGGAAGACCGTGTTGTGAAGCGGTTTATGCGGCTTCGGGCGGGCGAAGCGGGCGGCGGGAGCCGATATGCGCCTGCGCAAGTGCCTGAGCCTGCGACGTTTCAATTGATCAACAAGAAAGCGATTGGGCCAAACGCTCAAGAGCTTGAGGACAATCCCCGCAGCCGCAGCGCGCTGTTGCGCTTGGCGCGGCGCACGGATGTGCCTGCGCGGGATGTGAGTGCAAAAACAGTGGGTGCCCCACAATTGGGAGAGGGTGTTTTATGA
- a CDS encoding cell division protein FtsL translates to MRTIIVLLTALCVIGSAFWAYHENYQTQEAYASSQRLQGDIGEARARLAILRAEWAYLNRPDRLHELTDLNFQKVGLLPLAAEHFGTINEVGYPVEAQAEELELSFDGSIEVSSDAAGQSGADQ, encoded by the coding sequence ATGAGAACCATTATTGTCTTGCTGACTGCGCTTTGCGTCATTGGCAGCGCGTTTTGGGCTTATCATGAGAATTACCAGACCCAAGAGGCCTATGCGTCTTCGCAGCGCTTGCAAGGCGACATCGGGGAGGCACGGGCGCGGCTTGCGATTTTGCGGGCAGAATGGGCTTATCTGAACCGTCCTGACCGTTTGCATGAGCTGACGGACCTCAATTTTCAGAAAGTCGGGTTATTGCCTTTGGCGGCCGAGCATTTTGGCACGATCAACGAGGTCGGCTATCCTGTTGAGGCGCAAGCTGAAGAGCTTGAGCTGTCTTTTGATGGATCCATCGAAGTGTCCAGCGATGCGGCTGGCCAAAGTGGGGCAGACCAATGA
- a CDS encoding BLUF domain-containing protein, whose amino-acid sequence MQENAITQLIYLSSATGHLAADDLKQILKSSVRNNGADGITGLLIYHEGAFFQVLEGPAQVVAECFDRIEADARHGRIIRMIERQVPARAFPAWRMGFARPEELGEEARAAALSLYDIYSESGSLSATVPDVRRLVSSFLNSFTGLSLKQ is encoded by the coding sequence TTGCAAGAAAACGCAATCACACAGTTGATTTATCTAAGCTCCGCGACGGGGCATTTGGCTGCAGATGATTTGAAACAGATCTTGAAGAGCTCTGTGCGCAATAACGGGGCCGATGGCATTACGGGTCTTTTGATCTATCACGAGGGTGCTTTTTTTCAGGTTCTGGAAGGGCCAGCGCAGGTTGTTGCGGAGTGTTTTGACCGTATTGAGGCAGATGCCCGTCATGGCCGCATCATTCGCATGATTGAGCGGCAAGTTCCTGCGCGGGCTTTTCCTGCTTGGCGAATGGGGTTTGCACGGCCAGAAGAGCTTGGTGAGGAGGCGCGCGCGGCGGCGCTCTCCCTTTATGACATCTATAGCGAAAGCGGATCTTTGAGCGCGACTGTTCCCGATGTGCGCCGCCTTGTGAGCAGTTTCTTGAACAGCTTCACGGGCCTCTCTCTCAAGCAGTAG